The following coding sequences are from one Nicotiana tomentosiformis chromosome 3, ASM39032v3, whole genome shotgun sequence window:
- the LOC138908416 gene encoding uncharacterized protein, which produces MEQEHKAMWALQKLNLDSDVAANLRVAHLNELDEFWYHTYASSSLYREKMKYLHDKYIWNKDFKVGDLVLLFNSRLRMFLGKLKSKWSGPFEIVGVTPFGALALKNINNEVL; this is translated from the coding sequence ATGGAAcaagagcacaaggccatgtgggctttacagaagttaaatcttgattctgatgtagccgctaacttgagggttgcacacttgaatgaattggatgagttctggtaccatacTTATGCGAGTTCTTCCTTGTAcagagaaaagatgaaatatcttcatgataaatacatttggaacaaagatttcaaggtgggcgatcttgtgttgctgtttaactcaaggttgaggatgtttctcgGGAAGCTAAagtccaaatggagtggtccttttgaaattgtgggtgtgacaccttttggtgcattagccTTGAAGAACATAAacaatgaagtattatga